One window from the genome of Sardina pilchardus chromosome 12, fSarPil1.1, whole genome shotgun sequence encodes:
- the lyrm2 gene encoding LYR motif-containing protein 2: MTTSRLPPAAFTLKQFLQRQKVLGLYRNMLKTIRNVPDEGDRKYLKDWAREEFKRNKNATNQDAIRMMITQANNHLEDLRKSLALAKS; encoded by the exons ATGACTACCTCAAGGCTCCCACCGGCGGCGTTCACACTGAAGCAG TTTTTGCAGAGACAGAAAGTGCTTGGTCTGTACAGGAACATGTTAAAGACTATACGAAACGTACCAGACGAGGGAGACCGCAAGTATCTGAAGGATTGGGCGAGGGAAGAGttcaaaagaaataaaaatgccACAAACCAG GATGCCATACGAATGATGATCACACAGGCAAACAATCACCTGGAAGACCTTCGCAAATCACTGGCTCTTGCTAAAAGTTAG